Proteins encoded by one window of Rhodamnia argentea isolate NSW1041297 chromosome 6, ASM2092103v1, whole genome shotgun sequence:
- the LOC115749370 gene encoding uncharacterized membrane protein YuiD, with translation MPFILYTFSRPEKKATTTRTATCLSTVSPRSTRAPRPIFLLRHVKLSPEAAMWTRSLVQAAASSSSSSTAAAAASPMSSSSSILMNHPLASALVAFAISQFTKLFFSWYKERRLDLKQLVASGGMPSSHSATVTALAVATGFQDGLGGSLFAIALIIACIVMYDATGVRLHAGRQAEVLNQIVYGLPAEHPLAESRPLHELLGHTPPQVIAGGLLGIATAAVGHLIIVTCI, from the exons ATGCCTTTTATTCTCTACACTTTCTCGAGACCAGAAAAGAAAGCAACTACCACCAGAACAGCGACGTGCCTTTCTACCGTCTCGCCGCGCTCCACTCGAGCGCCAAgacccatttttcttcttcgacACGTGAAACTTTCGCCGGAGGCTGCGATGTGGACGAGGTCATTGGTCCAAGCCGCCGCctcatcgtcctcctcctccaccgccgccgccgccgcctcgccgatgtcttcttcatcgtcGATCCTAATGAATCATCCCCTCGCTTCCGCTCTCGTCGCGTTCGCGATCTCTCAGTTCACTAAGCTCTTCTTCTCCTG GTATAAAGAAAGACGACTGGATCTCAAGCAACTTGTTGCATCAGGGGGAATGCCATCATCTCACTCCGCAACTGTCACTGCCCTAGCTGTGGCCACTGGATTTCAAGATGGCCTGGGAGGATCACTGTTCGCAATTGCGCTAATCATAGCATGCATC GTGATGTATGATGCAACTGGCGTAAGATTGCATGCTGGTCGTCAAGCAGAG GTTTTAAATCAAATCGTGTACGGACTTCCTGCTGAACATCCTCTGGCTGAGAGCAGGCCATTACACGAACTCTTAGGCCATACTCCTCCTCAG GTTATTGCTGGTGGATTGCTTGGGATTGCCACAGCGGCTGTTGGTCATTTGATCATAGTAACTTGTATCTGA
- the LOC115749364 gene encoding cyclin-dependent kinase G-2 isoform X2, producing MAAGRHGGYRDNELRDRESNMYVSKRDLGYSKEECDRSGSSNHDGEQVRSRNARDSARVRQKDVKEREVANGAYHSFSSRSDSGSSGGGGAGAGGSRHRGISVRTMDREPGELSSESGSDDAIESDTQVKDIEVFKTAENGTHSPVVEKKRKFSPIIWDRDDDESSRAVKRRASTTVTALPPPPPLPKSYREIPNTHNGVVQISSVKSDLGQEPQSSSPVTENVNLSGESGADSPLGLSSAFALPSDGNPWGNDQEATQLEDEDYVPMRNISSSRWAAGDSSPVDEGEIVEDEDLPKRRKKTPLLESLGIRGRGKSVSPELGKLKKDGSDGLSGRSSEPDGRGGAAGSSSDNRYSDHDSDKNDYMDVDEKNRHDDMINDMSETNSESDDDSRGTPEPACPPQRSVNMLQGCRSVDEFERLNKIDEGTYGVVYRARDKKTGEIVALKKVKMEKEREGFPLTSLREINILLAFHHPSIVDVKEVVVGSNLDSIFMVMEYMEHDLKGLMETMKQPFSQSEVKCLMLQLLEGVKYLHDNWVLHRDLKTSNLLLNNRGELKICDFGLARQYGSPLKPYTHLVVTLWYRAPELLLGAKQYSTAIDMWSLGCIMAEMLSKEPLFNGKTEFDQLDKIFRTLGTPNETIWPGFSKLPGVKVNFVKHQLPALGDSGTTCCGRNFHQHLSQDPQYFQILVLTC from the exons ATGGCGGCTGGGAGGCATGGAGGTTATCGTGACAATGAGTTGAGGGACCGTGAGTCTAACATGTATGTGTCAAAGCGGGATTTGGGTTATTCTAAGGAGGAATGTGACCGGAGTGGGAGCAGTAATCACGATGGGGAGCAAGTCCGAAGTCGTAATGCTAGAGATAGCGCTAGGGTTAGGCAGAAGGATGTTAAGGAGAGGGAAGTGGCAAATGGCGCATACCACTCCTTTTCGAGTAGAAGTGACTCTGGGAGTAGTGGAGGTGGAGGTGCAGGTGCAGGTGGGTCTAGGCATCGTGGTATTTCAGTTAGGACCATGGATAGAGAGCCAGGTGAATTGTCCAGCGAAAGTGGGTCTGACGACGCCATTGAGTCTGACACACAGGTTAAGGACATAGAGGTTTTTAAGACGGCAGAGAATGGGACCCACTCCCCAGTagtggagaagaagaggaaattctCGCCCATAATTTGGGATAGAGATGATGATGAATCAAGTAGGGCAGTGAAAAGAAGGGCTTCCACCACAGTTACTGCccttcctcctccacctccactTCCTAAATCATACCGTGAGATCCCTAATACTCACAATGGGGTTGTGCAGATCTCTTCAGTTAAAAGTGATTTAGGTCAAGAACCACAGTCTTCCTCACCTGTTACTGAAAATGTTAATTTAAGCGGTGAATCTGGGGCTGACTCTCCGTTAGGACTGTCTTCAGCATTTGCTTTACCTTCAGATGGTAATCCATGGGGTAATGATCAGGAGGCAACACAATTAGAAGATGAAGATTACGTGCCAATGCGTAACATATCATCTTCTAGGTGGGCAGCTGGAGATAGTTCTCCAGTTGATGAGGGTGAAATAGTAGAGGATGAAGATTTGcctaagagaagaaagaagacacCGCTGTTGGAATCATTAGGAATCAGAGGGCGTGGCAAATCGGTCAGTCCTGAGCTGGGGAAGCTTAAGAAAGATGGTTCAGACGGACTTAGTGGCAGGTCTTCTGAACCTGATGGGCGAGGTGGTGCTGCTGGGTCATCCAGTGATAACCGCTATTCTGACCATGACTCGGATAAAAATGATTACATGGATGTTGATGAAAAGAACCGTCATGATGATATGATCAATGATATGTCTGAAACTAATTCAGAGAGCGATGATGATTCTCGAGGAACGCCAGAACCTGCTTGTCCGCCTCAAAGAAGTGTAAATATGCTGCAGGGTTGTCGTAGTGTTGACGAGTTTGAGAGGCTTAACAAGATAGATGAAGGGACTTATGGTGTAGTCTACAGAGCTAGGGACAAGAAAACTGGAGAAATTGTAGCACTGAAGAAGGTAAAGatggaaaaggaaagggaaggtTTTCCTTTGACTTCTCTGAGGGAAATAAATATTCTGCTAGCTTTTCATCACCCGTCAATTGTGGATGTGAAAGAAGTTGTGGTGGGGAGCAATCTTGACAGTATTTTTATGGTGATGGAATACATGGAGCACGATCTTAAAGGGCTAATGGAGACAATGAAACAGCCTTTTAGTCAGAGCGAAGTCAAATGTCTAATGTTGCAGCTATTAGAAGGTGTGAAGTATCTTCATGACAACTGGGTGCTTCATCGTGACCTTAAAACATCAAATTTGCTTCTTAATAATCGAGGTGAGTTGAAGATTTGCGATTTTGGATTGGCTCGGCAGTATGGGAGCCCATTAAAGCCTTACACTCACTTGGTGGTTACTCTTTGGTACAG GGCACCTGAACTCCTGTTGGGGGCAAAACAGTACTCAACTGCCATTGACATGTGGTCCCTGGGCTGTATCATGGCTGAAATGTTATCCAAGGAGCCACTCTTTAATGGGAAAACTGAATTCGATCAACTTGACAAG ATATTTAGAACTCTTGGAACCCCAAATGAGACTATCTGGCCGGGTTTCTCCAAGCTTCCTGGTGTCAAGGTTAACTTTGTTAAGCACCA GCTTCCAGCTTTGGGTGATTCTG GTACAACTTGTTGCGGAAGAAATTTCCACCAACATCTTTCACAGGATCCCCAGTACTTTCAGATTCTGGTTTTGACTTGTTGA
- the LOC115749364 gene encoding cyclin-dependent kinase G-2 isoform X1, with protein sequence MAAGRHGGYRDNELRDRESNMYVSKRDLGYSKEECDRSGSSNHDGEQVRSRNARDSARVRQKDVKEREVANGAYHSFSSRSDSGSSGGGGAGAGGSRHRGISVRTMDREPGELSSESGSDDAIESDTQVKDIEVFKTAENGTHSPVVEKKRKFSPIIWDRDDDESSRAVKRRASTTVTALPPPPPLPKSYREIPNTHNGVVQISSVKSDLGQEPQSSSPVTENVNLSGESGADSPLGLSSAFALPSDGNPWGNDQEATQLEDEDYVPMRNISSSRWAAGDSSPVDEGEIVEDEDLPKRRKKTPLLESLGIRGRGKSVSPELGKLKKDGSDGLSGRSSEPDGRGGAAGSSSDNRYSDHDSDKNDYMDVDEKNRHDDMINDMSETNSESDDDSRGTPEPACPPQRSVNMLQGCRSVDEFERLNKIDEGTYGVVYRARDKKTGEIVALKKVKMEKEREGFPLTSLREINILLAFHHPSIVDVKEVVVGSNLDSIFMVMEYMEHDLKGLMETMKQPFSQSEVKCLMLQLLEGVKYLHDNWVLHRDLKTSNLLLNNRGELKICDFGLARQYGSPLKPYTHLVVTLWYRAPELLLGAKQYSTAIDMWSLGCIMAEMLSKEPLFNGKTEFDQLDKIFRTLGTPNETIWPGFSKLPGVKVNFVKHQYNLLRKKFPPTSFTGSPVLSDSGFDLLNKLLTYDPEKRITAEAALNHEWFREVPLPKSKDFMPTFPAQHAQDRRMRRVMKSPDPLEEQRRKELMQGELGGGGLFG encoded by the exons ATGGCGGCTGGGAGGCATGGAGGTTATCGTGACAATGAGTTGAGGGACCGTGAGTCTAACATGTATGTGTCAAAGCGGGATTTGGGTTATTCTAAGGAGGAATGTGACCGGAGTGGGAGCAGTAATCACGATGGGGAGCAAGTCCGAAGTCGTAATGCTAGAGATAGCGCTAGGGTTAGGCAGAAGGATGTTAAGGAGAGGGAAGTGGCAAATGGCGCATACCACTCCTTTTCGAGTAGAAGTGACTCTGGGAGTAGTGGAGGTGGAGGTGCAGGTGCAGGTGGGTCTAGGCATCGTGGTATTTCAGTTAGGACCATGGATAGAGAGCCAGGTGAATTGTCCAGCGAAAGTGGGTCTGACGACGCCATTGAGTCTGACACACAGGTTAAGGACATAGAGGTTTTTAAGACGGCAGAGAATGGGACCCACTCCCCAGTagtggagaagaagaggaaattctCGCCCATAATTTGGGATAGAGATGATGATGAATCAAGTAGGGCAGTGAAAAGAAGGGCTTCCACCACAGTTACTGCccttcctcctccacctccactTCCTAAATCATACCGTGAGATCCCTAATACTCACAATGGGGTTGTGCAGATCTCTTCAGTTAAAAGTGATTTAGGTCAAGAACCACAGTCTTCCTCACCTGTTACTGAAAATGTTAATTTAAGCGGTGAATCTGGGGCTGACTCTCCGTTAGGACTGTCTTCAGCATTTGCTTTACCTTCAGATGGTAATCCATGGGGTAATGATCAGGAGGCAACACAATTAGAAGATGAAGATTACGTGCCAATGCGTAACATATCATCTTCTAGGTGGGCAGCTGGAGATAGTTCTCCAGTTGATGAGGGTGAAATAGTAGAGGATGAAGATTTGcctaagagaagaaagaagacacCGCTGTTGGAATCATTAGGAATCAGAGGGCGTGGCAAATCGGTCAGTCCTGAGCTGGGGAAGCTTAAGAAAGATGGTTCAGACGGACTTAGTGGCAGGTCTTCTGAACCTGATGGGCGAGGTGGTGCTGCTGGGTCATCCAGTGATAACCGCTATTCTGACCATGACTCGGATAAAAATGATTACATGGATGTTGATGAAAAGAACCGTCATGATGATATGATCAATGATATGTCTGAAACTAATTCAGAGAGCGATGATGATTCTCGAGGAACGCCAGAACCTGCTTGTCCGCCTCAAAGAAGTGTAAATATGCTGCAGGGTTGTCGTAGTGTTGACGAGTTTGAGAGGCTTAACAAGATAGATGAAGGGACTTATGGTGTAGTCTACAGAGCTAGGGACAAGAAAACTGGAGAAATTGTAGCACTGAAGAAGGTAAAGatggaaaaggaaagggaaggtTTTCCTTTGACTTCTCTGAGGGAAATAAATATTCTGCTAGCTTTTCATCACCCGTCAATTGTGGATGTGAAAGAAGTTGTGGTGGGGAGCAATCTTGACAGTATTTTTATGGTGATGGAATACATGGAGCACGATCTTAAAGGGCTAATGGAGACAATGAAACAGCCTTTTAGTCAGAGCGAAGTCAAATGTCTAATGTTGCAGCTATTAGAAGGTGTGAAGTATCTTCATGACAACTGGGTGCTTCATCGTGACCTTAAAACATCAAATTTGCTTCTTAATAATCGAGGTGAGTTGAAGATTTGCGATTTTGGATTGGCTCGGCAGTATGGGAGCCCATTAAAGCCTTACACTCACTTGGTGGTTACTCTTTGGTACAG GGCACCTGAACTCCTGTTGGGGGCAAAACAGTACTCAACTGCCATTGACATGTGGTCCCTGGGCTGTATCATGGCTGAAATGTTATCCAAGGAGCCACTCTTTAATGGGAAAACTGAATTCGATCAACTTGACAAG ATATTTAGAACTCTTGGAACCCCAAATGAGACTATCTGGCCGGGTTTCTCCAAGCTTCCTGGTGTCAAGGTTAACTTTGTTAAGCACCA GTACAACTTGTTGCGGAAGAAATTTCCACCAACATCTTTCACAGGATCCCCAGTACTTTCAGATTCTGGTTTTGACTTGTTGAATAAGCTTCTTACTTATGACCCTGAAAAG CGAATAACTGCGGAGGCTGCCCTTAATCATGAGTGGTTCCGTGAAGTCCCTCTGCCGAAGTCCAAAGATTTTATGCCTACTTTTCCTGCTCAACATGCTCAAGACAG GCGCATGCGAAGAGTTATGAAGAGTCCAGATCCTTTAGAAGAGCAGCGCAGGAAGGAATTAATGCAAGGCGAGCTTGGGGGTGGAGGTTTGTTTGGCTAA
- the LOC115749368 gene encoding remorin 4.1, whose product MKSPVEDKSCYSQGPTQEISSGSSIGFEFHQANGSNRASHHHRTALGKPTPSKWDDAQKWLVGISRVGGDKSQSKTKPRNSNADDRRLIAPAPPEQEYSNGEDECEFEQNVGMEHAIAGQYEVETKKVECDESVWRINKPAQNCMPAVRSVCVRDMGTDMTPITSQEPSRTATPIRARTPAARSPINSGSSTPVSCQHGAALMEGRSGVAPSGAHVIGACMKGAHACELSGNMSSNHAKKLSPLESRAMAWDEAERAKFMARYKREEVKIQAWENHEKRKAEMQMKRMEVKAERLKARAQEKLANKLASTRRVAEEKRANAEAELNEKAVRTSERADYIRRTGHLPSSFSLRLPSFCW is encoded by the exons ATGAAATCTCCTGTAGAAGATAAGAGCTGCTACAGTCAGGGACCAACGCAGGAGATCTCGAGTGGTAGTTCCATCGGCTTCGAGTTTCACCAGGCGAATGGAAGCAATCGAGCTTCCCATCATCATCGGACCGCTCTAGGCAAACCAACCCCGTCCAAATGGGATGATGCGCAGAAATGGCTGGTTGGGATTTCGAGAGTGGGTGGAGACAAGAGCCAATCGAAAACCAAACCGAGAAACTCCAACGCCGATGACCGAAGATTGATTGCCCCGGCCCCGCCAGAGCAGGAATATTCCAACGGTGAGGATGAATGCGAGTTTGAGCAAAATGTAGGCATGGAACATGCAATAGCAGGTCAATATGAAGTGGAGACAAAGAAGGTGGAGTGTGATGAGTCCGTCTGGAGGATCAATAAGCCAGCGCAGAATTGCATGCCAGCCGTACGATCAGTGTGCGTGAGGGACATGGGGACTGATATGACTCCGATCACGAGCCAAGAGCCATCTAGGACCGCTACCCCAATCAGAGCCAGGACTCCTGCCGCTCGAAGCCCCATCAATTCGGGATCTTCTACTCCTGTCAGTTGTCAACATGGGGCTGCGTTGATGGAAGGCAGAAGTGGCGTCGCTCCTTCTGGTGCGCACGTGATCGGTGCCTGTATGAAAGGCGCGCATGCCTGTGAGCTGAGTGGGAACATGAGTTCAAATCATGCAAAGAAGTTGAGTCCTCTGGAATCGCGAGCAATGGCTTGGGACGAGGCGGAGCGCGCCAAGTTCATGGCCAG GTATAAGCGCGAGGAGGTAAAGATACAAGCCTGGGAAAATCATGAGAAAAGGAAAGCCGAAATGCAAATGAAAAGGATGGAG GTCAAGGCCGAGAGATTGAAAGCTCGCGCACAAGAGAAATTAGCGAACAAACTCGCTTCCACGAGGAGAGTAGCGGAAGAGAAGCGCGCGAACGCAGAGGCTGAGCTGAATGAGAAAGCTGTGAGGACGTCGGAGAGGGCGGACTACATAAGGAGGACCGGCCACTTGCCCTCTTCCTTCTCGCTCAGGCTTCCTTCCTTTTGCTGGTAG